Below is a window of Synechococcus sp. RSCCF101 DNA.
TCGCTTGAGGCAGTAACGCATGAAGTCGGCATTGACGCTGCAGGTCTTCACCTGGGCTGACATCAGCAGCTGATTGAGGAGTCGCGCAGGCTAGCCATGCCGGTCCCGGCGTCCTGGTTACGATCGCCTTTGACAGAACTCCATATCATGCCGTTCGACGCCAATGATCTCGCCTCTGTGAAGATTCAGCAGGAGCATGAATTTCTGCCGCTGAGGGCCTGCATCATCGGCAACCCCAACGACAACATCCTTCCGCCCTACAACGAAGCAAGCAAGGACTACGTCGACCACTTTCCTGAGCGCTTCCGGGACGCCATCCGCAACATGGGTGACAAGCCTCGCCGCATCTCCTAGGTGCTGCCGGATCTGGCCGAGTCGATCGCCACCGGCCTGGATGATCTGGAGCGTATCTACCGCAAGCACAGCGTCAAGGTGTTCCGCACCCACGAGGCGCCGCCCGAAATCACCAACTACTTCGGCTTCAACGACACCGGCTACTGGAGCTTCGGCACGGCGGACAACTGGAAAGTCCTCGGCAATGTTCTGGTCGAGCTGGCCGCCACCGACAACATCCGCTGCATCAACCCCCAGGTTTTCGAGTATCGCGAGTTGATCTGGAAGGCATTTGAGAACACACCAGGTTCGGTCTGGGTGTCCATGCCGCCGGCGGCTCCGGCCGATCTGCTCGTCACACCGGGTCGGGGACCCTTCGTGGTGGGGGCGGACATCAAGCTGCTGGATGGGAAGAACATCCTGGTCGGCTGCGGTGTGAACAGCCGGGCCGCGATCGGTCAGCGCAATCAGCAGCGGTCCGCCATGAATGAGGACGGCGTCGCCGTCTTCAAGGCCCTGGCGGAGCGGCTGGGCTACACCGTTCACCAGGCCTACTACGACACGCGGGTATCGTTCCACATGGACACGATCTTCGGACTGGTGCGCGAGGGCATGGTCATGTATCCGAAGAATGCCTTCTTCGAGATGCCGGAGTACGTGACCTCCAATTACGAGGTCCTCGATGTGCCGATGGACGAGTGCATTGACGGCCTCTCCGGTAACAGTGTGCCGATCAACGCCTCCACCATCGTGGTCAACGCCCAGTGCGTCCGAACGATCGAGATCCTCGGCCGTCATGGCATGACCGTCGAGGCCGTGGAGTACGGCACCGGCGCCAGCCTGGGCACCGGCCCCTGGTGCAGCACCTGTGCCATCTGGCGGGAGTGAGAACAGCGACCGTTCAGGTCCTGACGAACCCGTTCACCACCAGGGCATTGATCAGGTCGATGAAGAAGCCGCAGACCAGCGGCACCACGATGAAGGCGCGGTGGGCGGCGCCGTGCTCCTTGGTGACGGCCGTCATGTTGACGATGGCCGTGGCGGTGGAGCCGAGCGAGATGCCACCGAAGCCGGCGGCGATCACGGCCGATTCGTAGCTGCGCCCCATGGCGCGGAAGACGACGCTGATGGTGAACAGGATCGAGATCACGATCTGCAGCGTCATCACCACCGCCACGAACAGCAGCACCCCCTGCAGCTGCCAGATCTGCAGCCCCATCAGAGCCATGGTGAGGAACATGCCCAGGGAGATGTCGGAGATGAGCGCCACCCCCTGCTCCGGCCGGCCCCGATAGAGGGGAGGGAAGGGGAGCAGAGGCGGCAGGGCGTTGCGCACCAGGATCCCCGCCATCAGGCAGGACACGAACAGGGGCACCCGCCAACCGGCAGCCTCCAGCAGCTGATCGAGGCCGTAGCCGCCGAGAAGGGCCACATTGAGCCAGAGCCAGGCCCAGAGCACGTCGTAGGAATCCACCGGCGTGGAGGCCTCCTGCCGAAGCACACCCACGTCGAGCTCGCCGCGGCCACCCTGCAAGCTGTAGCGACGCATCAGGTGCATGGCGATCGGGCCGCCGATGCAGCAGGCCGCGATCAGACCCACGGTGTTGCAGGCCACGCCGATCTCGAGGGCGTTGGCAATGCCGAGCTCGTCCACGAAGGTGGGCGCCCAGGCCAGGGCCGTGCCCACACCCCCACCAGGGAGATGGAGCCCGCCATCAGGCCGACCTTCGGATCCATGCCGAAGCCTGCGGCCACGAGCATCCCGAGCAGGTTCTGCAGCACGATGTAGGCCGCCGCCAGCAGCGTGAGCAGCAGCAGCGGCCTGCCGCCGGCGATCAGGCTGCGCAGCTCGGACTTCAGCCCGATCGCCGCGAAGAAGTACACCAGCAGCCAGTCGCGGATCGAGAGGTCGAACACCACCTGACGGCCGCTGAGGCCATACACCAGGGCGACAATCGCGGCGCAGAGAAAGCCGCCGATCACCGGCTCGGGAATGCTGTAGCGCCGCAGAAAGGCGACCCGATCCAGCGACGCCTTGCCGACGAAGAGAAGAATGATGCTGAGGTTGAAGGAGAGGAACGAATTGACCTCGATCTGACCCACATCGCCCCCTCAGCGCGGGCGAGTCTCCCATGGCCGGCGGGGCTTCCGCCGGCGGTCCGGCTCAGCCCGCAGGCTGCGTCAGCGCGATCATCAGCAGCACGGCGGACACCAGCGGTGCCAGCGTGCGCACGTGTTTCATCGGAATCCACTCCCGCTGATAGATCGCCCAGACCTCGGCACCCTCCCCACTGCCGGGATCGACGCGATCCAGCCGATCGTTCCGCGGAACGTGGTAGCCCATGGTGATGGCGACCACACCGGCGAGGTACAGCCCGCCGGCGACCAGTCTCAGAACCGCGCCGGGCTCGGCGGGATGCCTGCCGCTGATCACCATCAGCGCCAGGCAGGCGGCGCCGGTGCCGAACAGCATCAGCATGAACAGGGGTGAGGGAGCCGCCCGGTTGATGGCCTGCATCGCCGCGATGCCGCCGGCCGGAGGCAGCCGCTTCAGCCCCGCCATGGTGAAGTCCGAGAAGGTGAAGAGCGCGCCGCCCGCGGCGGCGGCCCCCAGCGCGCAGAGCATCGTCAGCACGGTCATGACGCCACCGGCTCGAGCGTCCAGGCACCGGCTGCGGCGGTGTCCCTGGCGTAGTCGACGAAATCGCGGGCCGGGCGTCCCAGGGCCCGCTGCACCCCATCGCCGAGGTGGGAGCTGCGGCCGTCGAGCACCTCGGTGAGGAGCTCGGCCAGGTGGGTGGCCTCCGCTTCGGGCACGCCGTGGGCACCCAGCTCGGCGCCGAACTCCTCGGCGCTCAGGGGCATGTAGCGCACCTCGCGGCCGATGGCGGCACCCAGCTCGGCGGCGGCCTGAGCGACCGTGAGCAGGCGCGGCCCCGTCAGCTCGTACAGCTGGCCGATGTGGCGATCGTCGGTGAGCGCGGCCACCACCACATCGGCGATGTCGTCGGCATCGACGAACGGCTCGGCGGTGTCACCGGCCGGCATGCCGAGAACCCCGTGACGCACGGAATCGGCGAAGTTCTCGTCGAAGTTCTGGTTGAAGAAAGCGCAGCGGACGATCGTCCAGTCGGCGCCGGAGGCCTGCAGATAGCGCTCGGCCCGCTGCGCCCCGGCCTCGCCGCGGCCGGAGAGCAGCACGAGACGCCGCACACCGCGCTCCACGGCGAGGCGGGCGAAGGCGTCAACGGTCTCGGCCGCGCCGGGCAGGGCCAGATCGGGGAAGTAGGTGATGTAGGCGGCATCGACCCCATCGAGGGCCGGAGCCCAGGTGCGCTCGTGCTGCCAGTCGAACCGGGGCTGGGTCGAACGGGACACGGGGCGGACCCGCCGGCCCCGGGCGATCAGCCGGTCCGTGACGCGGCGGCCGGTCTTGCCGCTGCCGCCGATCACCAGGGTCATGCCGTCGCGTTGTGTGGTCGCCATGAGATGGGTGGCGTGTTGGGTGCCCTCGAATCCTCTGAAGAACCAGCCGTCCGGGCCATCGCCGAGCTGCTCGGATCCATGTCCGATCGTCCAGAGCCGATACCGTCGGCCCATGGATGCGTTCGGTGGTCTGCTCGACGGTCCCCGTGCCCGGGGCGCCTTCTCGCTCCGGACCGTGATGACGCCGCCGTGGTCGCTGCGGATCCTGGCTGAGTCGCCGATCACGGTGGTGGCGATGGTGCGCGGGCACGCCTGGGTCATCCCCGACGACGGCGAGCCGATCCGCCTCGGCGTGGGCGACGTGGCCGTGACCCGGGCGCCGGATCACTACACCGTGGCGGATGACCCCGGCACGGTGCCCGACATCGTGATCCACCCCGGTCAGCGCTGCTCCGACCTCAACGGCAATTCCCTGGAAGAGCAGCTGATGCACGGCGTGCGCACCTGGGGCAACGACCCGAACGGCTCGACGCTGATGCTCGTGGGCGCCTACGAGTCGACCAGCGACATCAGCGACCGGCTGCTGCGCGCCCTGCCGCCCGTGCTGTCCCTGGCCAACGACACCTGGAACTCCCCCCTGGTCGCCCTGCTGTGTGAGGAGATGGCGCAGGAGGGACCCGGCCAGGCCGCGGTGCTGGACCGCCTGATCGACCTGCTGCTGATCGCGATCCTGCGCGCCTGGTTCACGCGGCCGGAGGCCGACGCGCCGAAGTGGTACCGGGCCAAGAGCGACCCGCTCGTGAGCCAGGCGCTGCAGGCCATGCATGCCGACCCGGCCTTTCCCTGGACGCTCGCAACCCTGGCGAAGGAGCTGGGGGCCTCACGCGCGGCGCTCTCACGGCGCTTCCAGGACGTGGTCGGGGAGTCGCCGATGAAATTCCTGACGAGCTGGCGGCTCGCCCTGGCGGCCGACATGCTCTGCGAACCGGAGGCCACGGTCGGCACGGTGGCCCATGCCCTGGGCTACAGCACCCCCTTCGCCCTGAGCACAGCCTTCAAGCGGGTGCGGGGCATCAGTCCTCAGGAGCACCGCGCACGGGCGATGCCCACGGGCTGAGCGCCCGCCGCCAGCGGCTCAGGGGGCCAGGCGATCGCCGCAGGTGTCCTGCAGGGCGCGGGCCACCTGCTGGTTGAACACCTCCTCGGGGGTCTGGGCCCGTGCCGTCATCGCATCGGTGTGGAACTGGGGGCTGCGCCGCTGCATCGCCGTCCAGGTGTTGGCGCGCTCCTGGGGGGAATCCGTGATGCCGTCGTAACGGATGCGGAGGCAGTGGAGGCGGGCGTAGTCGTAGGGCCAGTAGGGACCGGTGATGTCCTCGGGGGTGTAGGCGGGGAAGGACCGCCGCTGCGTCTGGGCCTGAAGGGCCGGAGCCGCGCCGATCAGCAGCAGGGCGAGCAACAGGGCGGGCCGGGCGGTCATGCTGACGGGTTCGTCATCCTCCGCCGCATCCTGTCATGGGCGTCCGGGCCGCCAGAGACCCCGCAGCGGAGGCGCGGGCCACCGCCGCGGTGCTGCGCTGGGACTTCCGCATCGCCTTTCTGATCAACGTGGTGATGGCGGTGGCCGGGGTGCTGGTCAGCTGGCTGAGCCGCTCCGATGCCCTGGCCCTCGACGGCGTCGTGTCGGCCCTGAACGCCGCCACGATCCTGGTGGGGCAGCGCGTCGACACGCTGGTGCGGCGGCCCAGCAACAGCCGCTTTCCCCTCGGCTACTGGGGCCTGGAGACCCTGTATGCCGGCGGCCGGTCGCTGATCCTGCTGGGCATCATCGTCTTCGCCCTGATCACCCATGTGGGCCGGCTGCTGAGCTTCGCCGGCGGGGTGCGCTTCGAGCCGCCCGTGTTCGGCCTGGTGCCGCCCTACTCCCTGGCGATGGTGCTGCTCTGCCTGACCATGGCGGCCTGCCATCACCGCGCCTGGACCCGCACGGGCTCCAGCAACGCCATCCTGAAGGTGGAGCGCCTCTCGGCCGTGGTGGATGGAGCCATCAGCGCAGGGGTGGGGCTCGCCTTCCTGGTGGCCCCGTTGCTGGAGAGCACACCGCTGTCTCCCCTGGTGCCCGTCACCGATTCGCTGGTGGTGGTGCTGCTCTGCCTGCTGATCATCCGCGATCCCCTCGCCACCCTCCGGCGCGCCGTGTGGGAGCTGAGCGGCGGCGCCGCCGATCCCGGCACCCGGGCGCCGCTGCTGCGGGAGGCCGCCGCCGTGCTGGCCGGGCGCGGCATCGTTCTGGTGGACCACGCCATCTTCCGGATCGGCCGCGCCATCCAGGCGATCCTCTACGTGCATCCCGAGTGCGAGGTGGTGCCGGCGGATCTCGAGGCCTGCCGGGCCGCGATCGAGCAGCGGTTGCGCAGCCGCTACCCCGTGGTGACGATCGTGCTCTCCATCGCCCAGCCCGGTCCTGCCGGCGAGCCCCCCTCCGGCGTCAGCGGGGTCGGCTAGAAGACGGTTGTACCCGCGCAGCACGACCATGGAGATCGACCGCCCGGGCGATGCCCCCCTGACCGAGGAACAGGAGGCGGTGCTCGCCAGCTTCCGCAGCAAGCTCGAGGCGATCCTCTCCGACGGACGCGTGGACCCGCTCGAGGTGCAGGCCCTGGTGAACGACTTCCGCTCCCACCGCGAGCTGAGCTCCCGGATGATGGATGTGATGGGCGAGCTCTGGCCGGCGGACGTGGATGTGACCCGGCCCCAGTGGGACTGATCCCGCCAAGCTGAGCCAGCAGGCCGACACCCCCACCGGCGCTCGAACGGTTCGCTCCAGCCGTTTTGCCCTCATGATGGGGCGCTGAAGGCCCGGAGGACCGTCATGAGCGCCGACGACCCCGGACAGCCACAGGAGTCGCTGGGACCCTCCGAACCCGAGCACTGGGATCTCACCCTCTACGTGTTCAAGGGTTCGATCCAGTCACGTCAGGCGATGTCGACCCTGCGCCGGATCTGTCAGGAGGAGCTCGGCGACCGGGTCAGCCTGCGGATGGTGGACATCCACGAACACCCGGAAGCCCTCGAGCGCGACAACATCCTCGCCATCCCCACCCTGCTGCGGCGCGAGCCGGCTCCGGTGCGGCGCATCGTCGGCGATCTGAGTGATCGCGAGACACTGCGGGCCAGCCTGCTGCTGCCGCCGGAACCGGAGACGGCACGGCGGCCCGGTCGGCGTCACGCATAAAGTCCACGCCAGGTTCCCGCCGCTCCCCCGCTTCGATGCCCACCCGACGGCTGCTGGAGAGAGGCCTGCGCCTCGGCGTGCTCGCCATCGTTGCCCCCCTGGCCGTGGCCTGCGGCCGCGGCGGACCGCCTCCGGGCGGGCCACCGGCGACCCTGCTGAAGGTCGCGACCGTCCAGCCGGGTCAGTTCGAGGCCGCCAACAGCTACACCGCCGTTCTCCAGTCGCTGGAGGTGGCCACCGTGCGGGCCCAGATCCAGGGACGGGTGATCCGCCTGGCCGCGGCGGACGGCACCCCGATCCAGAAGGGTCAGCTGATCGCCGTGCTCGATGACAAGCAGGAGCAGGCCCAGTACCGGCAGGCTCTGGCCACGGCCGAGTTCGACCGCATCACAGCCGAGCGGCAGCAGTTTCTGCTGCAGAACGGCGCCACGACAGCCGAGGATCGCGATCAGGCGGTGAGCGAAGCCCAGGCCTCCGCCGAGCAGGTGCGCAATCTGGAGGCGGATCTGGCCTACAAGTTCCTCCGGGCTCCCATCAGCGGCATCCTCGGCGACATCAATCCCGAGGTGGGTGACCTGCTCGAGGAGGGCGACACCCTGGTGACCGTGGCCGCCAACAACCGCCTCTGGATCCGTCTCGACGTGCCCTCCACCCTCGGCTATCGGCTCAGGCCGGGCATGCGGGTGGATCTGCTGGCGCCAGGCAACCCGCCGCTGCGCAAGAGCGGCGCGGTGTCCTTCGTGGCGCCGGATGTGGACCCCGAGTCCCAGACCGTGCTGGTGAAGGCCACCTTCGACAACCGTGACGGCGCCCTGCGCACCGGACAGGTGGTGTCGGCGCGGCTGGTGCTGGAGCAGGGCCAGGCCCTGTCGGTGCCGGTGGAAGCGGTGAACGTGAAAGCGGGTCAGGCCTTCGTGTTCCGGGTGATGCCCGCCGACCAGGCCATCCGCACCCTCAAGGCCGACCCCTCGATCCCGTCGGCCGTGATCGACCCGCTGGAGAAGCTTCCGGCAAGCAGCCTGGTGGCCGTGGAGACCCCGGTCGCCCTCGGCCAGATCGACGGCACCCGCTACCCGGTGCAGAAGGGGCTCTCCAGCGGAGACCGGGTGGCGATCTCGAACACCTCCAATCTGCGCACGGGCTCCACCGTGACCCTGCAGCGCTGAGGGGCTGACCAACCATGTCCCTCTCCGACACCTTCATCAAGCGGCCGGTTCTGACCACCGTCTGCAGCATCCTGATCGTGGTGGCGGGCCTGATCTCCCTGCCGCTGCTGCCGGTCGAGAACCTGCCCCAGATCGCGCCGCCCACGGTGAACGTGAGCGCCAACTTCGCCGGCGGCTCGGCGGAGACGGTGGAGCAGGCGGTGACCATTCCCCTGGAGGAGGCGATCAACGGCGTGCCGGGCGCCGACTACATCACCTCCCAGAGCTCCGGCAGCGGCCAGAGCTCGATCACGGTCACCTTCGACGAAGGGACCGACATCAACATCGACCAGGTCAATGTGCTGAACCTGGTCAACCAGGCCAACCCCCAGCTGCCGGAAACCGTTCGCTCCACTGGCGTCTCGGTGACCCAGAGCAACCCCTCCTTCCTGGCGGTGTATCAGGTGGTGGCGGATGGCAACCGCTACACCCAGGAGTTTCTCAACGGCCTGGTGCAGCTCAATCTCCTCTATCCGCTGGAGCGGGTGAAGGGGATTCAGGCGCCGATCAACCCCTGGGGCGGCGGCGTCCCCTCCTTCAACCTCTATCTGGATCCCAAGAAGCTGGCCTCCTTCTCGCTCACGGCAGGCGATGTGATCAACGCCCTGGGTGAGCAGAATGTCGTGGTTGCGGCAGGATCGGTGGGCGGTCCGCCCTCCCTGCCGCAGCAGGCCTTCACCTACCCGATCGAGATCCGGGGCTACCTCTCCAGCGTCGAGGAGTTCAACGATGTGATTCTGGGCCGCACCCCCGATGGCAACACCATCCGGGTGCGGGATGTGGGCTCGGCCCAGTTCGGCATCAACAGCTATTTCCTCAAGGGCATCGATCTCGCCGGCAACGTGGCGATCGGTGTTCCGGTGCAGCAGACCTTCGGCAGCAACGCCATCGATGTGGCCACGGCGGCTGAAGCCGTGATCGATGAGTTCCGCCGCACCGTGCCCCCCGGGGTGAAGGTGATCAAGGTGTTCGATCAGACCCAGTTCATCCGCTCCTCGATCGAGGGGGTGGTGGATGCCCTGGGTCTGGCGATCCTGCTGGTGGTGCTGATCCTGTTCCTCTTCCTGCAGGACTGGCGCACCACGGTGATCCCCGGCCTGGCCATCCCCATCTCCCTGGTGGGCAGCTTCGCCTTCGTGCTGGTGTTCGGCTTCTCCCTCAACCAGCTCACCATGCTCGGCCTGGTGCTGGCCGTGGGCCTGGTGGTGGACGACGCCATCGTGGTGGTGGAGGCGGTGGCGGCCAATCTGGAGAAGGGCATGCCACCGCGACAGGCGGCCCTGAGCTGCATGGGCGAGCTGATCGGCGCCCTGGTGGCCACCTCATTGGTGCTGATGACCGTGTTCCTGCCGGTGGCGGCCTACCCCGGCTCGATCGGGATCATCTATCGCCAGTTCGCCCTGACGGTGGCCTTCGCCATCCTCATCTCCACCTTCAACGCCCTCACCTTCTCGCCAATGATGGGCGGGTTGATCCTCAAGGGACGGTCCGAGGGCCAGGAGATCGCCCCCAGTGGACCGGTCTGGCCGGTGCTCGGCGCCCTGGTGGGCCTGGCGGCCGGCCACTTCCTCGGTGGGGGGTTCTGGTTCGTGGCCGGTGCGGTTCTGGGGGCTGTGGTGGGCAGCCAGCTCACCCCGATCTTCCATCGCTTCAATCTGGCCTTCGGCCGCCTCGAGCGCTTCTACAGCCGCTTCGTGGTGCGCATGATCCAGTGGCGGCGCTGGGTGCTGGTGGCTCTGGCCGCCGGCCTGGTGATCACGATCCTGGGATTCCGGGCCAGCCCCCAGGGCTTCATTCCCAACACCGACCAGGGCTTCGGCTTCGGCTTCTGGCAGCTGCGGAACGGCGCTTCCCTGGAGCAGACCTATCAGACCGGCCTGAAGATCCAGCGGATCCTGGCGGAGGAGGAGGACGTGGATGCCGTCTTCCTGGCACCGGGCTACAGCTTCACCGGGCCGGCCACCAATCAGGGTGCCGCCTTCCTCGGGCTGAAACCCCTCGATGAACGGCGCGGCAAGGAGCACAGCGCCGAGGCCGTGTTCGGCCGCCTGAACAAGCGCTTCGCCGAGGAACTCCCCACCGCCTTCGCCGCCTTCGGCAACCCGCCCGCCGTGCCTGGTTTCAGCCCCCAGGGAGGCTTCTACTACCAGTTCTTCGACAAGAGCGGCACGCTCGATCTCGACACCTTCGGGCAGCTAGCCTCGGAGTACGTGAACGCCGCACGGCAGACCGGCAAGTTCCAGCCGATCTACGACCAGTTCGTGCTGGCCCCGGAGTTCGAGATCAGCATCGACCGGGACATCCTCGGCGCCCTGGATGTGGATTACGCCGAGGCGATGAACAGCATCGGCGCTCTGGCGGGCTCGGCCTACTCCGGCCTCACCTATCAGGACAACCAGGTGCGGCAGGTGTACGTGCAAGCCACCGCGGAGAACCGCGACACCCTCTCCGACATCACCAGCTATTACGTCAAAGACCGCAGCGGCAATCTGGTGGCCGCCAGCCTGTTCATGAGCGTGAAGGTGGTGGACGCACCCACCTCGATTCTCCACTACAACCTGGCCCGTTCCATCCAGATCCAGGGCGACGCCGCGCCGGGGGTGACGAGCGATGAGGCCTATGGAACCCTCGATCAGCTGGTGCGAAAGCTCAATCTCAACAGCATCGGCACCGCGTTCACCGGCCTGACCCGGCTGCAACTGGCCTCGGGCTCTGCGGCGGTGGTGATCTTCGCTCTGGGGATCCTGGTGGTGTACCTGGTGCTTTCGGCCCAGTACGAGAGCTACATCACCCCGATCACCATCCTGATGACGGTGCCCCTGGCCATGCTCGGGGCACTGCTGTTCCTCGGCCTGCGGGGCATCAGCCTCGACATCTTCGGCCAGGTGGGGCTGCTCACCCTGATCGGACTGGCGGCCAAGAACGGCATCCTGATCGTGGAGCTGGCCGAGCAGCGCGTCAGCCGCGGCGAAGCACCCGCTCAGGCCGCCCAGGAAGCCGCCTCGTCGCGGCTGCGGCCGATCCTGATGACCGCGATCGCCTCGCTCGCCGGCTTCTTCCCGCTAGTGGTCGCCACCAGCGCCGGCGCGGCATTTCAGCAGTCGATCGGCACGGTGATCTTCGGAGGCGTTCTGGTGGCGACCCTGCTGTCGCTGATCGTGGTGCCGGCCTTCTACGTGGCGATCAAGGGCGTCGAGCGGCGCCTGTTCAGGGGGCCAGCACCGCAGCCCCCAGAACCCCCGCAAATGCCAGCAACGTGATCACCCCGATCAGCGACATCTTGAATTCGTGCCGGTCGATCGCCTGTTTCACCGCGCCGTCGAGCTCCTCCTCCATGCGTTGGATCGCCTGCTGGCGTGAGCGGTCGGAGCTGGGATCCATAGGGAGCGACGGGCGATGAAGCGGTGGCACTGGCGGGATCAGGAGGTGAGCTGGTCGGTGCTGCCCGATCCCGGCCAGCGGGCGGACACGGACGGCGGCGATGCGGCTGACACCGGTGACCATGCCATGGCCGTGGTGCTGGTGCACGGCTTCGGGGCCTGCAAGGAGCACTGGCGCCACAACCAGCCGGTGCTCGGCTCGCTCCATCGCTGCTACGCCATCGATCTGGTGGGGTTCGGCGCCAGCAGCAAGCCCCGCTCCCGACTCGCCGGCGAGCCCGAAGTGCCGGGCGATTTCCGCTACGGGCTGGAGGTGTGGGCCGAGCAGGTGAGCGCCTTCTGCCGCGAGGTGGTGAGCGGTCCGGTGACCCTGGTGGGCAACTCGATCGGCGGGGTGGTGGTGCTCCGGGCGGCCCAGATGCTCGCCGGCGACCCCCAGGCTCCCTGCCGCCGTGTGGTGCTGGTGGATGCTGCCCAGCGCGCCATGGACGACAAGCGCCTGCAGGAGATGCCGCTGCCGGTCCGCGCGATCCGTCCTCTGCTGCGGGGCCTGGTGAGCCAGCGCTGGCTCACCGAGCGGCTGTTCCGCTGGTTCGCCAGGCCGGCCCTGATCCGCCGGGTGCTGCTGATGGCCTACCCGAGCGGCGCCAACGTGGATGACGCCCTGGTGGAGCTGATCCACCGGGCCACCCGCGATGCGGGAGCGCCGGAATCGTTCCGGGGCTTCATCAACCTCTTTGACGATCACCTGGCCCCGCAGCTGCTGGCGGATCTGCAGGTGCCCGTGCACATGATCTGGGGCGAGGCGGATCCCTGGGAGCCGGTGGCGGTGAGCCGGGACTGGCAGCGCTTCGCCTGCGTGCGCAGCTTCGAAGCCCTGCCCGGCCTGGGCCACTGTCCGCACGATGAGGCCCCGGAGCAGGTGAACCCGCTGCTCCTGAGGGCTCTGACAGCCAGCGACTGAATGACCTCTTCAGGAAATGGGGTGCTGAGCAGAGCATGGGGCGCGGCAAAGCATCCACTGGGTGTGGTGTTCTCCACCCTGCTGCTGGACAAGCTCGGGGAGAACATCATCTTCCCGCTGCTGCCGTTCATCCTGGCGGCTTACAGCCCGGACGGCC
It encodes the following:
- a CDS encoding efflux RND transporter permease subunit is translated as MSLSDTFIKRPVLTTVCSILIVVAGLISLPLLPVENLPQIAPPTVNVSANFAGGSAETVEQAVTIPLEEAINGVPGADYITSQSSGSGQSSITVTFDEGTDINIDQVNVLNLVNQANPQLPETVRSTGVSVTQSNPSFLAVYQVVADGNRYTQEFLNGLVQLNLLYPLERVKGIQAPINPWGGGVPSFNLYLDPKKLASFSLTAGDVINALGEQNVVVAAGSVGGPPSLPQQAFTYPIEIRGYLSSVEEFNDVILGRTPDGNTIRVRDVGSAQFGINSYFLKGIDLAGNVAIGVPVQQTFGSNAIDVATAAEAVIDEFRRTVPPGVKVIKVFDQTQFIRSSIEGVVDALGLAILLVVLILFLFLQDWRTTVIPGLAIPISLVGSFAFVLVFGFSLNQLTMLGLVLAVGLVVDDAIVVVEAVAANLEKGMPPRQAALSCMGELIGALVATSLVLMTVFLPVAAYPGSIGIIYRQFALTVAFAILISTFNALTFSPMMGGLILKGRSEGQEIAPSGPVWPVLGALVGLAAGHFLGGGFWFVAGAVLGAVVGSQLTPIFHRFNLAFGRLERFYSRFVVRMIQWRRWVLVALAAGLVITILGFRASPQGFIPNTDQGFGFGFWQLRNGASLEQTYQTGLKIQRILAEEEDVDAVFLAPGYSFTGPATNQGAAFLGLKPLDERRGKEHSAEAVFGRLNKRFAEELPTAFAAFGNPPAVPGFSPQGGFYYQFFDKSGTLDLDTFGQLASEYVNAARQTGKFQPIYDQFVLAPEFEISIDRDILGALDVDYAEAMNSIGALAGSAYSGLTYQDNQVRQVYVQATAENRDTLSDITSYYVKDRSGNLVAASLFMSVKVVDAPTSILHYNLARSIQIQGDAAPGVTSDEAYGTLDQLVRKLNLNSIGTAFTGLTRLQLASGSAAVVIFALGILVVYLVLSAQYESYITPITILMTVPLAMLGALLFLGLRGISLDIFGQVGLLTLIGLAAKNGILIVELAEQRVSRGEAPAQAAQEAASSRLRPILMTAIASLAGFFPLVVATSAGAAFQQSIGTVIFGGVLVATLLSLIVVPAFYVAIKGVERRLFRGPAPQPPEPPQMPAT
- a CDS encoding efflux RND transporter periplasmic adaptor subunit, which codes for MPTRRLLERGLRLGVLAIVAPLAVACGRGGPPPGGPPATLLKVATVQPGQFEAANSYTAVLQSLEVATVRAQIQGRVIRLAAADGTPIQKGQLIAVLDDKQEQAQYRQALATAEFDRITAERQQFLLQNGATTAEDRDQAVSEAQASAEQVRNLEADLAYKFLRAPISGILGDINPEVGDLLEEGDTLVTVAANNRLWIRLDVPSTLGYRLRPGMRVDLLAPGNPPLRKSGAVSFVAPDVDPESQTVLVKATFDNRDGALRTGQVVSARLVLEQGQALSVPVEAVNVKAGQAFVFRVMPADQAIRTLKADPSIPSAVIDPLEKLPASSLVAVETPVALGQIDGTRYPVQKGLSSGDRVAISNTSNLRTGSTVTLQR
- a CDS encoding AraC family transcriptional regulator, translated to MDAFGGLLDGPRARGAFSLRTVMTPPWSLRILAESPITVVAMVRGHAWVIPDDGEPIRLGVGDVAVTRAPDHYTVADDPGTVPDIVIHPGQRCSDLNGNSLEEQLMHGVRTWGNDPNGSTLMLVGAYESTSDISDRLLRALPPVLSLANDTWNSPLVALLCEEMAQEGPGQAAVLDRLIDLLLIAILRAWFTRPEADAPKWYRAKSDPLVSQALQAMHADPAFPWTLATLAKELGASRAALSRRFQDVVGESPMKFLTSWRLALAADMLCEPEATVGTVAHALGYSTPFALSTAFKRVRGISPQEHRARAMPTG
- a CDS encoding circadian clock KaiB family protein, which gives rise to MSADDPGQPQESLGPSEPEHWDLTLYVFKGSIQSRQAMSTLRRICQEELGDRVSLRMVDIHEHPEALERDNILAIPTLLRREPAPVRRIVGDLSDRETLRASLLLPPEPETARRPGRRHA
- a CDS encoding cation transporter, which gives rise to MGVRAARDPAAEARATAAVLRWDFRIAFLINVVMAVAGVLVSWLSRSDALALDGVVSALNAATILVGQRVDTLVRRPSNSRFPLGYWGLETLYAGGRSLILLGIIVFALITHVGRLLSFAGGVRFEPPVFGLVPPYSLAMVLLCLTMAACHHRAWTRTGSSNAILKVERLSAVVDGAISAGVGLAFLVAPLLESTPLSPLVPVTDSLVVVLLCLLIIRDPLATLRRAVWELSGGAADPGTRAPLLREAAAVLAGRGIVLVDHAIFRIGRAIQAILYVHPECEVVPADLEACRAAIEQRLRSRYPVVTIVLSIAQPGPAGEPPSGVSGVG
- a CDS encoding NAD(P)H-binding protein, which translates into the protein MATTQRDGMTLVIGGSGKTGRRVTDRLIARGRRVRPVSRSTQPRFDWQHERTWAPALDGVDAAYITYFPDLALPGAAETVDAFARLAVERGVRRLVLLSGRGEAGAQRAERYLQASGADWTIVRCAFFNQNFDENFADSVRHGVLGMPAGDTAEPFVDADDIADVVVAALTDDRHIGQLYELTGPRLLTVAQAAAELGAAIGREVRYMPLSAEEFGAELGAHGVPEAEATHLAELLTEVLDGRSSHLGDGVQRALGRPARDFVDYARDTAAAGAWTLEPVAS
- a CDS encoding DUF1772 domain-containing protein; its protein translation is MTVLTMLCALGAAAAGGALFTFSDFTMAGLKRLPPAGGIAAMQAINRAAPSPLFMLMLFGTGAACLALMVISGRHPAEPGAVLRLVAGGLYLAGVVAITMGYHVPRNDRLDRVDPGSGEGAEVWAIYQREWIPMKHVRTLAPLVSAVLLMIALTQPAG